In the Cydia splendana chromosome 2, ilCydSple1.2, whole genome shotgun sequence genome, one interval contains:
- the LOC134806159 gene encoding vesicular acetylcholine transporter: MAEGPQSIWQKIDSTTIPMVNLEVKEVREIIWEKTQEPSAQRKIILVIVSIALLLDNMLYMVIVPIIPDYLRYIGAWGEAGYDHVVTLDPIIEGNRTIIPTKIIPASHEGQDSATGVLFASKAIVQLMINPFSGALIDRIGYDVPMMIGLIIMFLSTSIFACGRSYSMLFFARSLQGVGSAFADTAGLAMIADRFTEEQERSKALGIALAFISFGCLVAPPFGGALYQFAGKEVPFLILALISLLDGFMLLLVMKPLKTQIKEANQPKVAGTPIWKLLMDPYIAVCAGALMMSNVALAFLEPTISFWMEDNLTKDNWKIGMIWLPAFFPHVLGVIITVKMARKYPQHQWLMAAGGLALEGLCCFIIPFASSYKMLMIPICGICFGIALIDTALLPMLGYLVDVRYVSVYGSIYAIADISYSFAYAVGPIIAGEVVEAIGFTALNLFIAFSNLMYAPVLMYLRHIYDFKPFENEANILMADPPDKEYQTYSLQEQRPVNGDYKNHLEYSNVGGEQVQETSVDAGNYSYDQSYQQGGYQNNQGYSQGYDQQQQQGYQQEYQQQEYNQPRQLPSQPPASNPFRAAPAAPAAPAGPAPVKNPFRQGF; encoded by the coding sequence ATGGCTGAGGGACCGCAATCGATATGGCAAAAGATCGACAGCACCACCATCCCCATGGTCAACCTGGAGGTGAAAGAAGTGCGGGAGATAATTTGGGAGAAGACTCAGGAGCCGAGCGCGCAGAGAAAGATTATCCTGGTTATCGTGTCTATAGCGCTGCTCTTAGACAACATGTTGTACATGGTTATTGTACCGATCATCCCCGACTACCTGCGCTACATCGGCGCGTGGGGCGAGGCGGGCTACGACCACGTCGTCACCCTCGACCCCATCATAGAAGGCAACCGCACCATCATTCCGACCAAAATCATACCGGCGTCGCACGAGGGCCAAGACTCCGCCACAGGCGTGCTCTTCGCTTCAAAAGCGATCGTTCAGCTCATGATCAACCCGTTTTCTGGTGCCTTAATCGATCGTATAGGATACGATGTGCCTATGATGATCGGGCTCATTATAATGTTCTTGTCTACGTCGATATTCGCGTGCGGTCGGAGCTACAGCATGCTGTTCTTCGCGAGGAGTCTGCAGGGGGTGGGTTCCGCGTTCGCGGACACGGCAGGTCTGGCGATGATTGCCGACAGGTTTACAGAGGAGCAGGAACGGTCTAAGGCCTTGGGTATCGCTCTCGCTTTCATCAGCTTCGGATGTCTCGTCGCTCCACCTTTCGGAGGAGCACTCTATCAGTTTGCGGGAAAAGAAGTACCATTTTTAATCCTGGCTCTGATTTCACTTCTTGACGGATTTATGTTATTACTTGTGATGAAGCCGCTCAAAACGCAAATAAAGGAAGCCAACCAGCCGAAAGTGGCCGGCACACCGATCTGGAAACTTCTCATGGACCCATATATCGCCGTCTGCGCCGGCGCGCTGATGATGTCTAACGTGGCCTTGGCTTTCCTCGAGCCAACGATCTCCTTCTGGATGGAAGATAACCTCACTAAAGATAACTGGAAAATCGGTATGATATGGTTGCCGGCGTTCTTCCCGCACGTGCTCGGTGTGATTATAACGGTCAAGATGGCGAGAAAGTACCCTCAACACCAGTGGTTGATGGCGGCGGGTGGGTTAGCACTCGAAGGCTTGTGCTGCTTCATCATCCCATTCGCTAGTTCATACAAGATGCTGATGATCCCAATCTGCGGAATATGCTTTGGAATAGCGTTGATTGACACAGCTTTGCTCCCAATGCTAGGGTACTTAGTGGATGTGCGCTATGTTTCCGTATATGGAAGTATTTACGCCATCGCCGACATCTCGTACTCGTTCGCGTACGCCGTTGGCCCGATTATCGCCGGTGAGGTGGTAGAAGCGATCGGCTTCACAGCACTCAACCTGTTCATCGCATTCAGTAATCTCATGTACGCGCCAGTGCTCATGTACCTGCGGCACATCTACGACTTCAAGCCGTTCGAGAACGAAGCCAACATATTAATGGCAGACCCGCCCGACAAAGAGTACCAGACGTACAGCCTGCAGGAGCAGCGACCAGTGAATGGTGACTATAAGAATCATCTGGAGTACTCGAACGTAGGTGGAGAGCAGGTGCAGGAGACCAGCGTAGACGCGGGCAACTACTCTTACGACCAATCGTATCAGCAGGGTGGGTACCAGAACAACCAGGGTTATAGCCAGGGTTATGACCAGCAGCAACAGCAAGGCTATCAGCAGGAGTATCAACAACAGGAGTACAATCAGCCGCGGCAGCTGCCGTCGCAGCCGCCGGCCTCGAACCCATTCCGAGCGGCCCCCGCCGCGCCGGCCGCCCCCGCCGGACCGGCCCCGGTTAAGAACCCCTTCCGGCAAGGCTTCTAG